A stretch of Nonomuraea africana DNA encodes these proteins:
- a CDS encoding Hsp20/alpha crystallin family protein — MLLTSIDPFVQEFERQFDRLTRQAAAQGGGAVMPMDGIRRADDVVLRFDLPGIDPDSIEVTVDRGVLSVTARREEEFGEDDRVFVRERVTGTFTRRVYLSEHLDAEAIEAAYTNGVLSVRIPVVERAKPRKVAIQQSGDTHKAIKS; from the coding sequence ATGCTGCTGACGTCGATCGACCCGTTCGTACAGGAGTTCGAGCGTCAGTTCGACCGGCTGACCCGCCAGGCCGCCGCCCAGGGCGGTGGCGCCGTCATGCCGATGGACGGAATCCGCCGCGCCGACGACGTGGTCCTGCGGTTCGACCTGCCCGGAATCGACCCCGACTCCATCGAGGTCACGGTCGACCGCGGGGTGCTGTCGGTGACCGCGCGCCGCGAGGAGGAGTTCGGCGAGGACGACCGCGTCTTCGTCCGCGAACGGGTGACGGGCACCTTCACCCGCCGCGTCTACCTCTCGGAGCACCTGGACGCCGAGGCGATCGAGGCCGCCTACACCAACGGCGTCCTGTCCGTGCGGATCCCGGTTGTGGAGCGCGCCAAGCCGCGCAAGGTCGCCATCCAGCAGTCCGGCGACACCCACAAGGCGATCAAGAGCTGA
- a CDS encoding SDR family NAD(P)-dependent oxidoreductase — protein sequence MNPTYDFTGQVALVTGASSGMGLATARAFAESGAAVALSDINEAALSAAAKDLTDAGHHVLALTCDVSDEDQVAAAVDRTVETFGRLDMAYNNAGIQIPPSDAADEPAESFDRVNIINLRGVWAGMKHELRHMRAQGSGAIVNCSSLGGLVGIPGRASYHASKHGVIGLTTSAALEYAPRGIRINAVCPGTIDTPMVSDVIAKGELDRAEAEADQPISRLGTAEEIAQAVLWLCSPGSSFVIGVALPVDGGYVAR from the coding sequence ATGAACCCCACCTACGACTTCACCGGCCAGGTCGCCCTCGTCACCGGAGCCAGCTCCGGGATGGGACTGGCCACCGCCCGCGCCTTCGCCGAGTCCGGGGCCGCCGTCGCTCTCAGCGACATCAACGAAGCTGCCCTGAGCGCAGCCGCGAAGGACCTCACCGATGCAGGCCACCACGTGCTCGCCCTCACGTGCGATGTCAGCGACGAGGACCAGGTCGCCGCCGCCGTCGACCGCACCGTGGAGACCTTCGGCCGCCTGGACATGGCCTACAACAACGCGGGCATCCAGATCCCGCCCAGCGATGCCGCCGACGAACCCGCCGAAAGCTTCGACCGCGTCAACATCATCAACCTGCGCGGTGTCTGGGCCGGCATGAAGCACGAACTGCGGCACATGCGCGCACAAGGCAGTGGAGCCATCGTCAACTGCTCCTCCCTCGGCGGCCTCGTCGGCATCCCCGGCCGTGCCTCCTACCACGCCTCCAAACACGGAGTCATCGGCCTGACCACCAGCGCCGCCCTCGAATACGCCCCCCGCGGCATCCGCATCAACGCCGTCTGCCCCGGCACGATCGATACCCCCATGGTCAGCGACGTGATCGCCAAGGGAGAGCTCGACCGCGCCGAAGCCGAAGCCGACCAGCCCATCAGCCGGCTGGGGACCGCGGAGGAGATCGCCCAAGCCGTCCTGTGGCTGTGCAGCCCCGGATCCAGCTTCGTCATCGGCGTCGCGCTTCCCGTCGACGGCGGCTACGTCGCCCGCTGA
- a CDS encoding helix-turn-helix transcriptional regulator, whose protein sequence is MDNRDEIRDFLASRRARITPQQAGLAPGGRRRVPGLRREEVAVLAGVSTDWYTRLEKGHISGVSEDVLNAVARALQLDDAERAHLFDLARAAGTRPRTRRHAHKVRPGLQRMLDAMTDAPAIIRNGRMDILAANRLGRAMYWPVFQTQLAVPGRNPHPGATPSQPANIARFQFLDPAGPDFFPNWDTAADTTVALLRTEAGRDPYNTDLTHLIGELSTRSADFRSRWAQHNVRLHHTGTKTFHHPAIGDLTLDYESMDLHADPGLNLTVYTAAPDTPSHDALRLLASWAATLDADTHGAAPRLLQDDRLRHGQDQ, encoded by the coding sequence GTGGACAACCGAGATGAGATCCGCGACTTCCTCGCCAGCCGGCGCGCCCGGATCACCCCGCAGCAGGCTGGGCTAGCCCCCGGCGGTCGCCGTCGGGTGCCCGGCCTGCGCCGTGAGGAAGTCGCCGTCCTGGCCGGCGTGAGCACCGACTGGTACACCCGTCTCGAAAAGGGCCACATCAGCGGCGTCTCCGAGGACGTCTTGAACGCCGTGGCCCGAGCCCTCCAGCTCGACGACGCTGAACGCGCTCACCTGTTCGACCTGGCCCGCGCCGCGGGCACCCGCCCCCGCACCCGCCGCCACGCCCACAAGGTCCGTCCCGGGCTGCAGCGGATGCTGGATGCCATGACCGACGCCCCGGCCATCATCCGCAACGGACGCATGGACATCCTGGCCGCCAACCGCCTCGGCCGCGCCATGTACTGGCCGGTCTTCCAGACGCAACTCGCCGTCCCCGGCCGGAACCCGCACCCGGGCGCCACACCCAGCCAGCCGGCCAACATCGCGCGCTTCCAGTTCCTCGACCCGGCCGGACCCGACTTCTTCCCCAACTGGGACACCGCCGCCGACACCACCGTCGCCCTCCTGCGCACCGAAGCCGGCCGCGACCCCTACAACACGGACCTCACCCACCTGATCGGCGAACTGTCCACCCGCAGCGCCGACTTCCGCAGCCGCTGGGCCCAGCACAACGTCCGCCTCCATCACACCGGCACCAAGACCTTCCACCACCCCGCCATCGGCGATCTCACCCTCGACTACGAGTCCATGGATCTGCACGCCGACCCCGGCCTGAACCTGACCGTCTACACCGCCGCCCCCGACACCCCCTCCCACGACGCCCTGCGCCTGCTCGCGAGCTGGGCCGCAACCCTCGACGCCGACACCCACGGCGCCGCTCCCCGGCTCCTGCAGGATGATCGACTCCGCCACGGCCAGGACCAGTAG
- a CDS encoding alpha/beta hydrolase, translated as MNTKSDTAGQTMTTASVGRTSTRRGLIKRAGAGAAVLGVLFATGWTSAAQATTPSASVAHSTPDLPPGDTSNGADNFYTSDRVTVQKVSFKNQYRMNVAGNLFVPKNLNRRAKNPAMVVGHPMGAVKEQSANLYATKMAEQGFVTMSLDLSFWGKSDGQPRNAVSPDIYAEDFSAAVDFLRTRTFVDKERIGAIGVCGSGSFVISAAKIDPRIKAIATVSMYDMGAANRNGLRHSVTLEQRKDILKRAAQQRDVEFAGGQTEYTSGTPEQLNDNSTPVEREFYDFYRTARGYSPNTTTHPTLTSNVKFMNFYPFADIETISPRPMLFVTGEKAHSREFSEEAYRLAGKAKELVIVPGAGHVDLYDRVNLIPFDKLTTFFRKNLK; from the coding sequence ATGAACACGAAGTCTGATACCGCCGGACAGACGATGACAACGGCATCCGTGGGGCGGACCTCCACACGCCGTGGCCTGATCAAGCGGGCCGGCGCCGGTGCCGCCGTACTCGGTGTACTTTTCGCAACAGGCTGGACTTCGGCCGCCCAGGCCACCACGCCCTCGGCATCGGTGGCCCATTCAACGCCGGACCTACCGCCCGGGGACACGTCCAACGGTGCGGACAACTTCTACACCAGCGACAGGGTAACGGTTCAGAAGGTTTCCTTTAAGAACCAGTACCGGATGAACGTCGCGGGGAACCTGTTCGTCCCCAAGAACTTGAATCGCCGCGCGAAGAATCCGGCGATGGTGGTCGGACATCCCATGGGTGCGGTCAAAGAGCAGAGCGCAAACCTGTATGCCACGAAGATGGCCGAGCAGGGATTCGTCACCATGTCCCTTGATCTGTCGTTCTGGGGCAAGAGTGACGGCCAGCCTCGCAACGCTGTCTCGCCGGACATCTATGCCGAGGACTTCAGTGCCGCGGTGGATTTCCTGCGCACCCGGACCTTCGTCGACAAGGAGCGGATCGGCGCGATCGGGGTTTGCGGCAGCGGGAGCTTCGTCATCAGTGCAGCCAAGATCGATCCGCGCATCAAAGCCATCGCGACAGTCAGCATGTACGACATGGGCGCCGCCAACCGCAACGGGCTCAGGCATTCCGTCACCCTCGAGCAGCGGAAGGACATCCTCAAGCGGGCAGCGCAACAGCGCGATGTGGAGTTCGCGGGTGGTCAAACCGAATACACCAGCGGAACGCCTGAACAGCTGAATGACAACTCGACTCCGGTTGAGCGCGAATTCTATGACTTCTACCGCACCGCCAGGGGGTACAGCCCGAACACCACGACGCATCCAACGCTCACCAGCAACGTCAAGTTCATGAACTTCTACCCGTTCGCCGACATCGAGACGATCTCTCCCCGCCCGATGCTCTTTGTCACGGGCGAGAAGGCTCATTCCAGGGAGTTCAGCGAAGAGGCCTACCGGCTTGCCGGTAAAGCCAAGGAACTGGTGATTGTTCCCGGCGCCGGTCACGTGGATCTCTACGATCGCGTCAATCTCATTCCCTTCGACAAGTTGACCACGTTCTTCCGGAAGAATCTGAAGTGA
- a CDS encoding cyclophilin-like fold protein, with the protein MQPKALLIGPLAMLLVLTGCATTSPGPATSGPGTSAPSASTPQVATSAGTPNTTPTQTASATPSAARQVEGSIVRFTAGDTSVDVVIGADNATTRDFLAMLPLILSFEEFNGREKISYLPRRLNTTGSPGSDPEDGDLIYFVPWGNLGFYYHTAGIGYSDQVLHIGTYNASAEQLEQLQEGDVTVTLAE; encoded by the coding sequence TTGCAACCGAAGGCCTTGCTCATCGGTCCACTCGCCATGCTCCTTGTCCTCACCGGCTGCGCCACCACGAGCCCAGGCCCGGCCACGTCCGGGCCGGGCACCTCGGCTCCCTCAGCATCCACGCCTCAGGTCGCCACCTCGGCGGGCACCCCGAACACCACGCCGACCCAGACTGCCTCCGCGACTCCCTCCGCAGCGCGTCAGGTCGAAGGCAGCATCGTGCGCTTCACCGCGGGCGATACCTCTGTCGACGTCGTCATCGGAGCCGACAACGCCACGACTCGGGACTTTCTCGCGATGCTTCCGCTCATCCTCTCTTTCGAGGAGTTCAACGGCCGCGAGAAGATCAGCTACCTCCCCCGGAGGCTGAACACCACCGGCTCACCGGGGTCAGACCCTGAAGACGGTGACCTCATCTACTTCGTCCCCTGGGGAAACCTCGGCTTCTACTACCACACAGCCGGCATCGGCTACTCGGACCAGGTGCTCCATATCGGCACCTACAACGCCAGTGCCGAACAATTGGAGCAGCTCCAGGAAGGCGACGTCACCGTCACGCTGGCCGAATGA
- a CDS encoding ankyrin repeat domain-containing protein, whose protein sequence is MLPQRPNLDQLRRQAKELRDRARSGDTDRLGALPVTLASAQLVIAREHGFASWAKLKDEVERRTTDLAQRVEAFLEASVDGRTGRAVRLLAETPAIAGHDFRTAVVLGDAARVRDLLARDPGLATRPDQRSGWTPLLGVCNSRWHRIEPERAAGLVEVARLLLGAGADPNGAVGSPGRRGHCSPLYAAAGLAGHPALARLLLEHGADPDTPAALYHTAFHDGDHACLRLLLEHGARAEGSATLGAAISVDDAQAVRLLLEAGVDPRVPLPADSLAEVDPATPPIPAVTAALEHDCSAELIEVLLERGADARAEAHVMAVRRGRTDVADLLTRYGARDDTGGIDRFLGACVRADRAEAERLRPPLDRLGTDDLASIVHAAYHDNAAAVDLMLDLGFPLDARGDDGATALHAAAAAGGLRTVRLLLARGADLEAVDTTWGSTPLTWASVGSGFRMGHAEAPDWVAVVQTLIEAGASPHEPWVAGKPPSGEVGALLRRYGLAPENDEDEAQA, encoded by the coding sequence ATGCTGCCCCAGCGACCGAACCTCGACCAGCTGCGCCGTCAGGCCAAGGAGCTGCGCGACCGCGCCCGGTCGGGAGACACCGACCGGCTCGGTGCGCTTCCGGTCACGCTGGCCTCCGCCCAGCTCGTGATCGCCCGTGAACACGGCTTCGCCAGCTGGGCCAAGCTGAAGGACGAGGTCGAGCGGCGCACCACCGACCTCGCCCAGCGGGTCGAGGCGTTCCTGGAGGCCAGCGTCGACGGCCGCACCGGGCGGGCCGTCCGCCTGCTGGCCGAGACGCCCGCCATCGCCGGCCACGACTTCCGCACCGCCGTCGTCCTGGGCGACGCCGCCCGCGTGCGGGACCTGCTCGCTCGCGACCCCGGCCTCGCCACCCGCCCTGACCAGCGGTCGGGCTGGACGCCGCTGCTGGGCGTGTGCAACTCGCGCTGGCATCGCATCGAGCCAGAGCGCGCGGCCGGGCTCGTGGAGGTGGCCCGCCTGCTGCTCGGGGCGGGCGCCGATCCCAACGGCGCGGTCGGCTCGCCCGGCCGGCGGGGGCACTGCTCTCCGCTGTACGCCGCCGCGGGCCTGGCCGGTCATCCCGCGCTGGCCCGGCTGCTGCTCGAGCACGGCGCCGACCCCGACACCCCCGCCGCGCTCTACCACACCGCCTTCCACGACGGCGATCACGCCTGCCTGCGGCTGCTGCTCGAGCACGGGGCCAGGGCCGAGGGGTCGGCCACGCTCGGCGCGGCGATCAGCGTCGACGACGCGCAGGCCGTACGGCTGCTGCTGGAAGCGGGGGTGGACCCCCGCGTGCCGCTGCCCGCCGACTCCCTGGCCGAAGTGGATCCCGCCACGCCGCCGATCCCGGCGGTGACCGCCGCGCTCGAGCACGACTGCTCGGCGGAGCTGATCGAGGTCCTGCTGGAGCGGGGCGCGGACGCCCGCGCCGAGGCCCACGTGATGGCGGTGCGGAGGGGCAGGACCGACGTGGCCGACCTGCTCACCAGGTACGGCGCCCGCGACGACACCGGCGGGATCGACAGGTTCCTCGGCGCCTGCGTCCGCGCCGACCGGGCCGAGGCCGAGCGCCTGCGGCCGCCCCTGGACCGGCTCGGCACGGACGACCTCGCGAGCATCGTGCACGCGGCCTATCACGACAACGCCGCCGCGGTCGATCTCATGCTCGATCTCGGCTTTCCCCTGGACGCTCGCGGGGACGACGGAGCCACCGCGCTGCACGCCGCCGCGGCGGCGGGCGGCCTGCGGACCGTACGCCTGCTCCTGGCGCGCGGCGCCGACCTGGAAGCCGTCGACACGACCTGGGGCAGCACCCCGCTGACCTGGGCGAGCGTGGGCAGCGGCTTCCGCATGGGGCATGCCGAGGCGCCCGACTGGGTGGCCGTCGTCCAGACGCTGATCGAGGCGGGCGCGTCACCGCACGAGCCGTGGGTGGCGGGCAAACCCCCCAGCGGAGAGGTCGGCGCGCTGCTGCGCCGGTACGGCCTCGCCCCCGAGAACGACGAGGACGAAGCCCAGGCTTGA
- a CDS encoding universal stress protein, whose product MPGRLVVAYNDSPSARRALEEALRRAAKHGECEVIAVAVDKRGRARPEDQPHPCEAWLRAAARHADERHGSIRTEIRVGHPATQLLQAALDLRADLLIIGCGEWGACPSTTVEMVLRHAPCPVLVIR is encoded by the coding sequence GTGCCCGGTCGGCTCGTTGTCGCCTACAACGACTCTCCGAGCGCCCGGCGGGCGCTGGAGGAGGCCCTCAGGCGTGCGGCGAAGCACGGGGAGTGCGAGGTGATCGCCGTCGCGGTCGACAAGCGGGGCCGCGCGCGGCCTGAGGACCAGCCGCACCCGTGTGAGGCATGGCTGCGGGCCGCCGCCCGGCACGCCGACGAACGGCACGGCAGCATCCGCACGGAGATCAGGGTCGGACATCCGGCGACACAACTGCTCCAGGCCGCCCTGGATCTCCGCGCCGACCTGCTGATCATCGGGTGCGGCGAATGGGGCGCGTGCCCGAGCACCACGGTCGAGATGGTGCTCAGGCACGCGCCCTGCCCGGTCCTGGTGATTCGCTGA
- a CDS encoding SDR family NAD(P)-dependent oxidoreductase — MALILVTGASSGLGHNTAKALADNGHDVVIHVRNSARLTDTDDTARWKGVVTGDLAKLDEIRGVARQASRFGRFDAVIHNAGVLHSPEVVTVNTVAPYMLTALMDKPARLIYLSSSMHRTGSTDLRRLTSGTASYDDSKLWVTTFALAVASRWEGTSSHAVDPGWVPTRMGGAGAPT, encoded by the coding sequence ATGGCACTGATTCTGGTGACCGGGGCATCCAGCGGGCTCGGGCACAACACAGCGAAGGCGTTGGCCGACAACGGGCACGACGTGGTCATCCACGTCCGCAACTCGGCCCGTCTCACCGACACAGATGACACCGCCCGATGGAAAGGCGTCGTCACCGGGGATCTCGCCAAGCTGGACGAGATCCGCGGCGTTGCCCGGCAAGCCTCCAGGTTCGGCCGCTTTGACGCCGTCATCCATAACGCCGGCGTCTTGCACTCTCCCGAAGTGGTCACTGTCAACACCGTCGCGCCCTACATGCTGACGGCCCTGATGGACAAACCCGCCAGGCTCATCTACCTCAGCAGCTCCATGCACCGAACCGGCTCCACCGACCTGCGACGGCTGACCTCCGGCACCGCCTCCTACGACGACAGCAAACTATGGGTCACCACCTTCGCGCTTGCCGTCGCATCCCGATGGGAAGGAACCTCGAGCCATGCGGTCGACCCCGGGTGGGTCCCCACACGTATGGGCGGTGCGGGCGCACCGACCTGA
- a CDS encoding bifunctional 3-phenylpropionate/cinnamic acid dioxygenase ferredoxin subunit — protein sequence MIPACPLASLPRGEAFRLEADPPIAVFHTEDGEILAIDDTCTHQDASLADGWLEGCEIECPLHASRFDLRTGRVDAPPAKRPVRTHQVVVEDDVIYVVPSDEEPNLPPGVTLKGQA from the coding sequence ATGATCCCAGCGTGCCCACTTGCATCACTGCCGAGAGGCGAGGCCTTCCGCCTCGAAGCCGATCCGCCCATCGCCGTCTTCCATACCGAGGACGGCGAGATCCTGGCCATCGACGACACCTGTACGCACCAGGATGCCTCGTTGGCCGACGGCTGGCTCGAGGGGTGCGAGATCGAATGCCCGCTGCACGCCTCGCGGTTCGATCTGCGTACCGGCCGGGTGGACGCGCCGCCGGCCAAACGCCCCGTCCGAACCCACCAGGTGGTGGTCGAGGACGACGTCATCTACGTCGTGCCGTCCGACGAGGAGCCGAACCTGCCGCCGGGCGTCACGCTGAAGGGGCAGGCATGA
- a CDS encoding NAD(P)/FAD-dependent oxidoreductase, with translation MNTVCVVGASLAGLLTARALRAQGYAGRLVLVGEERHRPYDRPPLSKDFLRGAVGEADLALEGEGEELGIEWRLGVAATGLDAVARRVTLSDGTSIRADGIVIATGAAARELPGSRELAGVHTLRTLDDARALRGDLESAKRMVVIGGGFIGAEVAATARDLGLDVTLVESGTAPLAGVLGHSMAEAIATLHERRGVRLMRGAYVTELTGTERVDGVRLADGTHLPADVVVVGIGAIPNTSWLEGSGLELGDGVVCDEGGGTSVPGVVAVGDCAAWFDPAQGDHHRIEHWTGARQRAAVAAATLLSGGTARPEPARPAYFWSDQFDIKIQFIGHARHADSVTVEEGDLADHSFLAVYRQGDRPVAVLGVNQVRLFTRWRRHLETAPVQAG, from the coding sequence ATGAACACCGTCTGCGTCGTGGGCGCCTCGCTCGCCGGACTCCTGACGGCCCGCGCGCTGCGCGCCCAGGGGTACGCGGGCCGCCTGGTGCTCGTCGGCGAGGAGCGGCACCGCCCCTACGACCGGCCGCCCCTGTCCAAGGACTTCCTCAGGGGCGCCGTCGGCGAGGCCGATCTCGCGCTGGAGGGCGAGGGCGAGGAGCTCGGCATCGAGTGGCGGCTCGGTGTGGCCGCGACCGGGCTCGACGCCGTCGCCCGCCGCGTCACGCTGAGCGACGGCACCTCGATCAGGGCCGACGGCATCGTGATCGCCACCGGCGCCGCCGCGCGCGAGCTGCCGGGCTCGCGGGAGCTGGCGGGCGTCCACACGCTGCGCACGCTCGACGACGCCCGCGCCCTCCGCGGCGATCTGGAGAGCGCGAAGCGGATGGTCGTGATCGGCGGCGGCTTCATCGGCGCCGAGGTGGCCGCGACCGCGAGAGACCTCGGTCTCGACGTCACTCTGGTGGAGTCGGGAACCGCGCCGCTGGCCGGCGTCCTCGGCCACTCGATGGCGGAGGCGATCGCCACGCTGCACGAACGGCGCGGCGTGCGCCTGATGCGCGGCGCGTACGTCACGGAGCTGACGGGAACGGAAAGGGTGGACGGCGTGCGGCTGGCCGACGGCACCCACCTGCCCGCCGACGTCGTGGTCGTCGGGATCGGCGCCATCCCCAACACCTCGTGGCTGGAGGGAAGCGGCCTCGAGCTCGGCGACGGCGTGGTCTGCGACGAGGGCGGCGGCACCAGCGTGCCCGGCGTCGTCGCGGTCGGCGACTGCGCGGCCTGGTTCGATCCCGCGCAGGGCGACCACCACCGGATCGAGCACTGGACCGGCGCCAGGCAGCGGGCCGCCGTCGCGGCGGCGACGCTGCTGTCGGGCGGCACGGCTCGCCCCGAGCCCGCCCGTCCCGCCTACTTCTGGTCCGACCAGTTCGACATCAAGATCCAGTTCATCGGGCACGCGCGGCACGCCGACTCGGTGACCGTGGAGGAGGGCGACCTCGCGGACCACAGCTTCCTGGCCGTCTACCGGCAGGGTGACCGTCCCGTCGCGGTGCTGGGGGTCAACCAGGTCAGGCTGTTCACCCGGTGGCGCCGCCACCTCGAGACCGCGCCGGTCCAGGCCGGCTGA
- a CDS encoding transposase, with translation MGLCRTALCLRILQAAVVYVNTLMLQDVLAGEAWAALLTPADRRGLTPLFWTHIRPYGEVRLDLAARLPIGAEP, from the coding sequence TTGGGCCTATGCCGTACCGCGCTGTGCCTGCGGATCCTGCAGGCCGCTGTGGTCTACGTCAACACCCTCATGCTGCAGGACGTGCTGGCCGGGGAGGCATGGGCGGCGCTGCTCACCCCGGCTGACCGGCGCGGCCTGACGCCGCTGTTCTGGACGCACATACGCCCCTACGGGGAGGTGCGCCTGGACCTGGCCGCCCGGCTCCCGATCGGCGCCGAGCCCTGA